The following are encoded together in the Vigna angularis cultivar LongXiaoDou No.4 chromosome 9, ASM1680809v1, whole genome shotgun sequence genome:
- the LOC108320656 gene encoding uncharacterized protein LOC108320656 isoform X2, whose amino-acid sequence MYGGASSKLGRGGSNRRSFPPPPAPQRSSAPGGRLSLGSSSRNAAKETASTAAVEETFSLTSGSNPLAFSMIIRLAPDLVEEIRRVESQGGTARMKFGPNPHSGNIIDVGGKEYRFTWSRELGDLCDIYEERRSGEDGNGLLVESGCAWRKLNVQRILDESTKNHVKRRSEEAERKMKSRKAIVLEPGNPPMKSQIKELAAVEATTWKNYSKKKEAAALKKRKVETLQVGGPPKSSHRSGLTSTNTNTKGKHSSPLPSPPDPFAASSSPLVVANMSKSFEDAMPVQMTGKQDTNVVSEKEISTRTNNAVRNTPGGKGPNGSKPADLQGMLISLLKDKPSGMTLKALEKAVGDTLPNSIKKIEQIIKKIAKFQAPGRYILKPEVGSENLNKPQIESGSSPDGSHSQMPTREEFHDQTSVPQGGSEEKVPNVDMEETVNVKSKVEQDTNSLEKVDAQHTSPDILGDKKGSDHSEGQAGSSSDSGSDSDSDSDSSDSGSDSGSHSRSRSPAGSGSGSSSDSESDASSSSKEGLEGSDEDVDIMTSDDEKESKQKAEVSDQRMPLPIQGKSPHGRSMQNEVDEKQDGNESDPIEIEKDLPEEPEAELDLPPATIPNRGGKYAEETRPFSIDYEQFQERQNYIGSLFDEKENEVKDSSRHEQSDSSDRFSKGKHKRVSDMKNVDEKSAKRLKAELSPSIDAQTLKNSRNLSPYEFTEDIGKGPSVPVLNRADRQANLSVGLQKGPNRSFPGKSSSDFPQKSSAQTPLENPSYSWEKSDKQGESVRHSKKHSANDFPAREASSVQKDKSHKDASNEDINATEKKVSRNSRDGSNGSKEPLFMDSHYQEQGEMVGKSRERRQSTQSHLGTSPKESDRRILDQSPVTNGQGVSLQRELSDLELGELRESTPDETHVTKQFERKGSFKQLEKKANTSEDRNLDITRVKPSLKANSDSGKQSSAFVNSGFPSNLDSTYKKNSDNHFEDSTKSRSRVMQTHSQHLKADNAEVGSQNKLVETSSKYRNNESGVSRDTDLEGRSESNRGVPANASKQQDGKGAIVFYPGKESKRQTSNSVEEMADGGKDSGFADRNHSDQKKRESSSDENSCSYSKYEKDEPELKGPIRSFSQYKEYVEEFRDKYDSYNSLHKILDGYRDEFQKLGEDLEHAKARDTDRYYDLLGQLKDSFRHCEPRHKRLKKIFVVLHLELENIKRRITDFANSYNK is encoded by the exons ATGTACGGCGGCGCCTCCTCCAAGCTCGGCCGCGGCGGCTCCAACCGCCGCTCCTTCCCTCCTCCTCCGGCGCCTCAGCGTTCATCCGCTCCAGGAGGCCGCCTCTCCCTCGGCTCATCCTCCCGCAACGCCGCGAAGGAGACGGCATCGACGGCAGCGGTGGAGGAGACTTTCAGCCTGACCTCTGGCAGCAACCCGCTTGCATTCTCGATGATCATACGGCTTGCACCCGACCTCGTGGAGGAGATCAGGCGCGTGGAGTCACAGGGCGGCACTGCGCGTATGAAGTTCGGCCCCAATCCTCACAGCGGAAAC ATTATAGATGTTGGTGGGAAGGAGTACAGGTTTACGTGGTCAAGGGAATTGGGTGACCTCTGTGATATTTACGAAGAGCGTAGGAGTGGCGAAGATGGTAATGGTTTGCTTGTTGAATCTGGGTGTGCCTGGCGCAAACTGAATGTGCAGCGTATCTTGGATGAGTCGACCAAGAATCATGTCAAAAGGCGGTCAGAGGAAGCTGAACGCAAAATGAAGTCTCGCAA AGCCATTGTCTTAGAGCCAGGGAACCCGCCTATGAAAAGTCAGATAAAGGAATtagcagctgttgagg CTACAACATGGAAGAATTACAGTAAGAAGAAAGAGGCTGCTGCacttaagaaaagaaaagtggaAACCCTTCAAG ttggTGGACCCCCAAAGTCTTCCCATAGATCTGGATTGACTTCTACTAATACCAATACCAAGGGCAAACATTCCTCTCCTCTTCCGTCTCCACCAGATCCTTTTGCTGCTTCTTCCTCCCCACTGGTAGTTGCAAATATGTCTAAGAGCTTTGAGGATGCTATGCCCGTACAAATGACAGGTAAACAAGATACTAATGTTGTCTCTGAGAAAGAAATCTCTACCAGGACAAACAATGCTGTGAGGAACACACCAGGAGGCAAGGGACCTAATGGGTCTAAACCAGCAGATTTGCAGGGCATGCTAATTTCTCTTCTAAAGGATAAACCTAGTGGAATGACTTTGAAG GCTTTGGAGAAAGCTGTTGGAGACACACTTCCgaattccataaaaaaaattgagcaAATTATAAAAAAG ATTGCAAAATTTCAAGCTCCAGGAAGGTATATATTGAAACCGGAAGTGGGTTCTGAAAACTTAAATAAGCCTCAGATCGAAAGTGGAAG TTCTCCTGATGGTAGTCACAGCCAGATGCCTACTCGTGAAGAGTTTCATGATCAGACATCAGTCCCGCAGGGAGGATCTGAAGAAAAAGTTCCAAATGTTGATATGGAGGAAACGGTTAATGTAAAATCCAAAGTAGAACAAGATACAAACAGCTTGGAAAAAGTTGATGCCCAACATACTTCACCTGATATTCTTGGTGACAAAAAAGGTTCTGATCACAGTGAAGGCCAGGCAGGCAGCTCCAGTGATAGTGGTAGTGACAGTGACAGTGATAGTGACAGCAGTGATAGTGGCAGTGACAGTGGAAGCCACAGTAGGAGCAGAAGTCCTGCCGGATCAGGGAGCGGGAGTAGTAGTGACAGTGAAAGTGATGCATCTTCTAGCAGCAAGGAGGGACTCGAGGGTTCTGATGAGGATGTAGATATTATGACTAGTGACGATGAGAAAGAGTCAAAACAAAAAGCCGAAGTCTCTGATCAAAGGATGCCCTTACCCATTCAAGGAAAATCTCCTCATGGAAGATCAATGCAGAATGAGGTTGATGAGAAGCAGGATGGTAATGAATCTGATccaattgaaattgaaaaggaCTTACCTGAGGAACCGGAAGCTGAATTAGATCTACCTCCAGCTACCATTCCAAATAGAGGTGGAAAATATGCAGAAGAGACAAGACCATTTTCAATTGACTATGAACAATTCCAGGAACGCCAAAATTATATAGGGAGTCTgtttgatgaaaaagaaaatgaagttaaAGATAGCTCTAGGCATGAACAGTCTGACAGCTCCGACAGGTTCTCTAAAGGTAAACATAAGAGGGTTTCTGATATGAAGAATGTAGATGAGAAGTCTGCAAAGAGGTTGAAAGCAGAATTGTCTCCCAGTATTGATGCGCAGACACTAAAAAATTCTCGGAACTTGTCTCCTTATGAATTTACTGAAGACATTGGTAAGGGACCTAGTGTACCAGTGTTGAACAGAGCTGACAGACAAGCAAATTTGAGTGTTGGCTTACAAAAGGGACCCAATCGATCATTTCCTGGAAAATCTAGTTCAGATTTTCCACAAAAGTCCTCAGCTCAAACTCCTTTGGAAAACCCTTCCTACTCATGGGAAAAATCAGACAAACAAGGTGAAAGTGTAAGGCACAGCAAAAAACACTCAGCAAATGACTTTCCTGCCCGTGAAGCTTCTTCCGTGCAGAAAGATAAATCTCATAAAGACGCATCAAATGAAGATATTAATGCCACTGAGAAAAAGGTTTCAAGGAATTCCAGGGATGGTAGTAATGGAAGTAAAGAGCCTCTATTTATGGATTCTCATTACCAAGAACAAGGTGAAATGGTTGGTAAATCAAGGGAGCGCCGGCAAAGTACACAGTCTCACTTGGGAACATCACCTAAGGAAAGCGACAGAAGGATTCTTGATCAATCCCCTGTAACTAATGGGCAAGGTGTCTCTCTTCAAAGAGAGCTTTCAGATTTGGAGTTGGGTGAACTTCGTGAGTCCACTCCAGATGAAACTCATGTTACAAAGCAATTTGAACGAAAAGGTTCCTTTAAACAGTTGGAAAAGAAAGCAAACACGTCAGAGGATAGGAATTTGGATATCACTAGAGTAAAACCATCATTGAAGGCAAATTCAGATTCAGGAAAACAGTCCTCAGCCTTTGTAAATTCTGGTTTTCCCAGTAATTTGGACAGCACTTACAAAAAGAACTCAGATAATCATTTTGAGGATTCAACAAAATCTCGTTCTAGAGTTATGCAGACTCATTCACAACATTTGAAAGCTGATAACGCAGAAGTTGGATCTCAAAACAAATTGGTAGAAACGAGTAGtaaatatagaaataatgaATCTGGGGTGAGTCGAGATACTGACTTGGAAGGTCGCAGTGAAAGCAATAGAGGAGTACCTGCAAATGCATCTAAACAACAAGACGGTAAAGGGGCAATAGTTTTCTACCCTGGGAAAGAAAGCAAAAGGCAAACATCTAATTCAGTGGAAGAGATGGCTGACGGAGGAAAGGATTCTGGGTTTGCTGATAGAAATCATAGTGATCAAAAGAAGAGAGAGTCATCTTCAGATGAAAATAGTTGCTCTTATTCAAAGTACGAAAAGGATGAGCCTGAATTGAAGGGTCCAATAAGGAGTTTTTCTCA ATATAAAGAATATGTTGAGGAATTCCGTGACAAATATGATAGTTACAACTCCTTGCACAAGATTTTGGATGGTTACAG GGACGAATTTCAGAAACTGGGTGAAGATTTAGAACATGCTAAAGCCAGGGATACGGATAGATATTATGACCTTCTGGGGCAGCTGAAGGATTCCTTTCGACACTGTGAACCG AGACACAAGAGGttgaagaaaatatttgttgttCTTCATTTGGAATTGGAg AATATTAAACGAAGGATCACGGACTTTGCAAACTCGTATAATAAATGA
- the LOC108320656 gene encoding uncharacterized protein LOC108320656 isoform X1: protein MYGGASSKLGRGGSNRRSFPPPPAPQRSSAPGGRLSLGSSSRNAAKETASTAAVEETFSLTSGSNPLAFSMIIRLAPDLVEEIRRVESQGGTARMKFGPNPHSGNIIDVGGKEYRFTWSRELGDLCDIYEERRSGEDGNGLLVESGCAWRKLNVQRILDESTKNHVKRRSEEAERKMKSRNFSFICVVSNRAIVLEPGNPPMKSQIKELAAVEATTWKNYSKKKEAAALKKRKVETLQVGGPPKSSHRSGLTSTNTNTKGKHSSPLPSPPDPFAASSSPLVVANMSKSFEDAMPVQMTGKQDTNVVSEKEISTRTNNAVRNTPGGKGPNGSKPADLQGMLISLLKDKPSGMTLKALEKAVGDTLPNSIKKIEQIIKKIAKFQAPGRYILKPEVGSENLNKPQIESGSSPDGSHSQMPTREEFHDQTSVPQGGSEEKVPNVDMEETVNVKSKVEQDTNSLEKVDAQHTSPDILGDKKGSDHSEGQAGSSSDSGSDSDSDSDSSDSGSDSGSHSRSRSPAGSGSGSSSDSESDASSSSKEGLEGSDEDVDIMTSDDEKESKQKAEVSDQRMPLPIQGKSPHGRSMQNEVDEKQDGNESDPIEIEKDLPEEPEAELDLPPATIPNRGGKYAEETRPFSIDYEQFQERQNYIGSLFDEKENEVKDSSRHEQSDSSDRFSKGKHKRVSDMKNVDEKSAKRLKAELSPSIDAQTLKNSRNLSPYEFTEDIGKGPSVPVLNRADRQANLSVGLQKGPNRSFPGKSSSDFPQKSSAQTPLENPSYSWEKSDKQGESVRHSKKHSANDFPAREASSVQKDKSHKDASNEDINATEKKVSRNSRDGSNGSKEPLFMDSHYQEQGEMVGKSRERRQSTQSHLGTSPKESDRRILDQSPVTNGQGVSLQRELSDLELGELRESTPDETHVTKQFERKGSFKQLEKKANTSEDRNLDITRVKPSLKANSDSGKQSSAFVNSGFPSNLDSTYKKNSDNHFEDSTKSRSRVMQTHSQHLKADNAEVGSQNKLVETSSKYRNNESGVSRDTDLEGRSESNRGVPANASKQQDGKGAIVFYPGKESKRQTSNSVEEMADGGKDSGFADRNHSDQKKRESSSDENSCSYSKYEKDEPELKGPIRSFSQYKEYVEEFRDKYDSYNSLHKILDGYRDEFQKLGEDLEHAKARDTDRYYDLLGQLKDSFRHCEPRHKRLKKIFVVLHLELENIKRRITDFANSYNK, encoded by the exons ATGTACGGCGGCGCCTCCTCCAAGCTCGGCCGCGGCGGCTCCAACCGCCGCTCCTTCCCTCCTCCTCCGGCGCCTCAGCGTTCATCCGCTCCAGGAGGCCGCCTCTCCCTCGGCTCATCCTCCCGCAACGCCGCGAAGGAGACGGCATCGACGGCAGCGGTGGAGGAGACTTTCAGCCTGACCTCTGGCAGCAACCCGCTTGCATTCTCGATGATCATACGGCTTGCACCCGACCTCGTGGAGGAGATCAGGCGCGTGGAGTCACAGGGCGGCACTGCGCGTATGAAGTTCGGCCCCAATCCTCACAGCGGAAAC ATTATAGATGTTGGTGGGAAGGAGTACAGGTTTACGTGGTCAAGGGAATTGGGTGACCTCTGTGATATTTACGAAGAGCGTAGGAGTGGCGAAGATGGTAATGGTTTGCTTGTTGAATCTGGGTGTGCCTGGCGCAAACTGAATGTGCAGCGTATCTTGGATGAGTCGACCAAGAATCATGTCAAAAGGCGGTCAGAGGAAGCTGAACGCAAAATGAAGTCTCGCAA tttttcatttatttgtgTTGTTTCCAACAGAGCCATTGTCTTAGAGCCAGGGAACCCGCCTATGAAAAGTCAGATAAAGGAATtagcagctgttgagg CTACAACATGGAAGAATTACAGTAAGAAGAAAGAGGCTGCTGCacttaagaaaagaaaagtggaAACCCTTCAAG ttggTGGACCCCCAAAGTCTTCCCATAGATCTGGATTGACTTCTACTAATACCAATACCAAGGGCAAACATTCCTCTCCTCTTCCGTCTCCACCAGATCCTTTTGCTGCTTCTTCCTCCCCACTGGTAGTTGCAAATATGTCTAAGAGCTTTGAGGATGCTATGCCCGTACAAATGACAGGTAAACAAGATACTAATGTTGTCTCTGAGAAAGAAATCTCTACCAGGACAAACAATGCTGTGAGGAACACACCAGGAGGCAAGGGACCTAATGGGTCTAAACCAGCAGATTTGCAGGGCATGCTAATTTCTCTTCTAAAGGATAAACCTAGTGGAATGACTTTGAAG GCTTTGGAGAAAGCTGTTGGAGACACACTTCCgaattccataaaaaaaattgagcaAATTATAAAAAAG ATTGCAAAATTTCAAGCTCCAGGAAGGTATATATTGAAACCGGAAGTGGGTTCTGAAAACTTAAATAAGCCTCAGATCGAAAGTGGAAG TTCTCCTGATGGTAGTCACAGCCAGATGCCTACTCGTGAAGAGTTTCATGATCAGACATCAGTCCCGCAGGGAGGATCTGAAGAAAAAGTTCCAAATGTTGATATGGAGGAAACGGTTAATGTAAAATCCAAAGTAGAACAAGATACAAACAGCTTGGAAAAAGTTGATGCCCAACATACTTCACCTGATATTCTTGGTGACAAAAAAGGTTCTGATCACAGTGAAGGCCAGGCAGGCAGCTCCAGTGATAGTGGTAGTGACAGTGACAGTGATAGTGACAGCAGTGATAGTGGCAGTGACAGTGGAAGCCACAGTAGGAGCAGAAGTCCTGCCGGATCAGGGAGCGGGAGTAGTAGTGACAGTGAAAGTGATGCATCTTCTAGCAGCAAGGAGGGACTCGAGGGTTCTGATGAGGATGTAGATATTATGACTAGTGACGATGAGAAAGAGTCAAAACAAAAAGCCGAAGTCTCTGATCAAAGGATGCCCTTACCCATTCAAGGAAAATCTCCTCATGGAAGATCAATGCAGAATGAGGTTGATGAGAAGCAGGATGGTAATGAATCTGATccaattgaaattgaaaaggaCTTACCTGAGGAACCGGAAGCTGAATTAGATCTACCTCCAGCTACCATTCCAAATAGAGGTGGAAAATATGCAGAAGAGACAAGACCATTTTCAATTGACTATGAACAATTCCAGGAACGCCAAAATTATATAGGGAGTCTgtttgatgaaaaagaaaatgaagttaaAGATAGCTCTAGGCATGAACAGTCTGACAGCTCCGACAGGTTCTCTAAAGGTAAACATAAGAGGGTTTCTGATATGAAGAATGTAGATGAGAAGTCTGCAAAGAGGTTGAAAGCAGAATTGTCTCCCAGTATTGATGCGCAGACACTAAAAAATTCTCGGAACTTGTCTCCTTATGAATTTACTGAAGACATTGGTAAGGGACCTAGTGTACCAGTGTTGAACAGAGCTGACAGACAAGCAAATTTGAGTGTTGGCTTACAAAAGGGACCCAATCGATCATTTCCTGGAAAATCTAGTTCAGATTTTCCACAAAAGTCCTCAGCTCAAACTCCTTTGGAAAACCCTTCCTACTCATGGGAAAAATCAGACAAACAAGGTGAAAGTGTAAGGCACAGCAAAAAACACTCAGCAAATGACTTTCCTGCCCGTGAAGCTTCTTCCGTGCAGAAAGATAAATCTCATAAAGACGCATCAAATGAAGATATTAATGCCACTGAGAAAAAGGTTTCAAGGAATTCCAGGGATGGTAGTAATGGAAGTAAAGAGCCTCTATTTATGGATTCTCATTACCAAGAACAAGGTGAAATGGTTGGTAAATCAAGGGAGCGCCGGCAAAGTACACAGTCTCACTTGGGAACATCACCTAAGGAAAGCGACAGAAGGATTCTTGATCAATCCCCTGTAACTAATGGGCAAGGTGTCTCTCTTCAAAGAGAGCTTTCAGATTTGGAGTTGGGTGAACTTCGTGAGTCCACTCCAGATGAAACTCATGTTACAAAGCAATTTGAACGAAAAGGTTCCTTTAAACAGTTGGAAAAGAAAGCAAACACGTCAGAGGATAGGAATTTGGATATCACTAGAGTAAAACCATCATTGAAGGCAAATTCAGATTCAGGAAAACAGTCCTCAGCCTTTGTAAATTCTGGTTTTCCCAGTAATTTGGACAGCACTTACAAAAAGAACTCAGATAATCATTTTGAGGATTCAACAAAATCTCGTTCTAGAGTTATGCAGACTCATTCACAACATTTGAAAGCTGATAACGCAGAAGTTGGATCTCAAAACAAATTGGTAGAAACGAGTAGtaaatatagaaataatgaATCTGGGGTGAGTCGAGATACTGACTTGGAAGGTCGCAGTGAAAGCAATAGAGGAGTACCTGCAAATGCATCTAAACAACAAGACGGTAAAGGGGCAATAGTTTTCTACCCTGGGAAAGAAAGCAAAAGGCAAACATCTAATTCAGTGGAAGAGATGGCTGACGGAGGAAAGGATTCTGGGTTTGCTGATAGAAATCATAGTGATCAAAAGAAGAGAGAGTCATCTTCAGATGAAAATAGTTGCTCTTATTCAAAGTACGAAAAGGATGAGCCTGAATTGAAGGGTCCAATAAGGAGTTTTTCTCA ATATAAAGAATATGTTGAGGAATTCCGTGACAAATATGATAGTTACAACTCCTTGCACAAGATTTTGGATGGTTACAG GGACGAATTTCAGAAACTGGGTGAAGATTTAGAACATGCTAAAGCCAGGGATACGGATAGATATTATGACCTTCTGGGGCAGCTGAAGGATTCCTTTCGACACTGTGAACCG AGACACAAGAGGttgaagaaaatatttgttgttCTTCATTTGGAATTGGAg AATATTAAACGAAGGATCACGGACTTTGCAAACTCGTATAATAAATGA
- the LOC108320591 gene encoding uncharacterized protein LOC108320591 isoform X2, whose amino-acid sequence MLLPMSGVIGMNSSMDDMTLIQQSQRHHLVVRELGEEIDLEIGPGEDDPSFGNGVLIGAPMRESSAEEHGESKQMGMVSQIRNDSQDMSKNQQVKRKKKVVKRWREEWADTYKWAYVDVKEGTPRIFCSVCREYGRKHRRNPYGNEGSRNMQMSALEEHNNSLLHKEALRLQMASKDKIVVDKPVYVKVAMSKTAGSILEATLKRDPHEVEFIQAVQEAVQALERVIAKNCRYVNIMERLLEPERVIVFRVSWVDDRGVTHVNRGFRVQYNQSMGPCRGGIRFHPSMNLSVAKFLGFEQTLKNALSPYKLGGAAGGSDFDPKAKSDNEIMRFCQSFMSEMYRYLGPDKDLPSEEMGVGTREMGYLFGQYRRLAGHFQGSFTGPRIFWSGSSLRPEATGYGLVFFAQLMLADMNKELKGLRCVVSGSGKIAMHVLEKLIAYGALPISVSEDIWLMKMDLTT is encoded by the exons ATGTTGTTGCCTATGAGTGGAGTAATAGGGATGAATTCTTCAATGGATGATATGACTTTGATTCAGCAAAGCCAGCGACATCACTTGGTTGTGAGAGAACTTGGTGAGGAGATTGATTTGGAAATTGGACCTGGGGAGGATGACCCTTCATTTGGTAATGGTGTTCTAATTGGTGCACCAATGCGGGAGTCCTCTGCTGAAGAACATGGTGAGAGCAAGCAGATGGGGATGGTTTCTCAAATTCGTAATGATTCTCAAGATATGTCCAAGAACCAACAggtgaaaaggaagaaaaaggtTGTCAAAAGATGGAGAGAAGAATGGGCAGACACCTATAAATGGGCTTATGTTGATGTGAAGGAAGGGACACCTAGGATTTTCTGCTCTGTCTGCAGGGAGTATGGCCGGAAGCATAGAAGAAATCCTTATGGGAATGAGGGCAGCCGAAACATGCAGATGAGTGCCCTGGAAGAACACAATAATAGTTTGCTTCACAAAGAGGCTCTTCGTCTTCAAATGGCCTCCAAAGATAAAATTGTGGTTGACAAGCCTGTTTATGTAAAAG TTGCCATGTCAAAAACGGCTGGATCAATTCTTGAAGCTACTCTGAAAAGGGACCCTCATGAGGTTGAATTCATTCAAGCAGTCCAGGAGGCAGTTCAAGCCCTTGAAAGAGTCATTGCAAAAAACTGTCG TTATGTTAACATCATGGAGCGCTTGTTGGAACCTGAAAGAGtgattgtttttagggtttcttgggTGGATGATAGGGGCGTCACACATGTAAATCGGGGCTTTAGGGTACAATATAACCAGTCAATGGGTCCATGTAGGGGCGGTATTCGTTTTCACCCATCAATGAATTTAAGTGTTGCCAAGTTCCTTGGTTTTGAACAG ACTTTAAAGAATGCCTTATCACCATACAAATTGGGAGGAGCAGCTGGTGGGAGCGATTTTGATCCAAAAGCAAAAAGTGATAATGAG ATTATGAGATTTTGCCAAAGTTTCATGAGTGAGATGTATCGCTACCTGGGGCCTGATAAG GACCTTCCATCCGAGGAAATGGGTGTTGGTACTCGAGAAATGGGGTATCTTTTTGGACAGTATAGACGTCTAGCTGGTCATTTTCAG GGAAGTTTTACAGGGCCAAGAATATTTTGGTCTGGTTCCAGTCTTCGACCTGAAGCTACTGGCTACGGGCTg GTTTTCTTTGCCCAGCTCATGCTTGCTGACATGAATAAAGAACTTAAAGGATTAAG ATGTGTTGTGAGTGGTTCTGGAAAGATAGCAATGCATGTTTTAGAAAAGCTAATTGCTTATGGTGCTCTTCCCATTTCAGTATcag AGGATATTTGGTTGATGAAGATGGATTTGACTAcatga
- the LOC108320591 gene encoding uncharacterized protein LOC108320591 isoform X1: MLLPMSGVIGMNSSMDDMTLIQQSQRHHLVVRELGEEIDLEIGPGEDDPSFGNGVLIGAPMRESSAEEHGESKQMGMVSQIRNDSQDMSKNQQVKRKKKVVKRWREEWADTYKWAYVDVKEGTPRIFCSVCREYGRKHRRNPYGNEGSRNMQMSALEEHNNSLLHKEALRLQMASKDKIVVDKPVYVKVAMSKTAGSILEATLKRDPHEVEFIQAVQEAVQALERVIAKNCRYVNIMERLLEPERVIVFRVSWVDDRGVTHVNRGFRVQYNQSMGPCRGGIRFHPSMNLSVAKFLGFEQTLKNALSPYKLGGAAGGSDFDPKAKSDNEIMRFCQSFMSEMYRYLGPDKDLPSEEMGVGTREMGYLFGQYRRLAGHFQGSFTGPRIFWSGSSLRPEATGYGLVFFAQLMLADMNKELKGLRCVVSGSGKIAMHVLEKLIAYGALPISVSDSRGYLVDEDGFDYMKISFLRDIKAQQRSLRDYSKTYARSKYYDEAKPWNERCDVAFACASQNEINQSDAINLVNSGCRVLVEGSNMPCTPEAVQILRKASVLIAPAMAAGAGGVVAGELELNHECSLMHWSPEDFESKLQDAMKQTYQRAIKAATDFGYQKESPEALVHGAVISAFLTIAQAMTDQGSV; encoded by the exons ATGTTGTTGCCTATGAGTGGAGTAATAGGGATGAATTCTTCAATGGATGATATGACTTTGATTCAGCAAAGCCAGCGACATCACTTGGTTGTGAGAGAACTTGGTGAGGAGATTGATTTGGAAATTGGACCTGGGGAGGATGACCCTTCATTTGGTAATGGTGTTCTAATTGGTGCACCAATGCGGGAGTCCTCTGCTGAAGAACATGGTGAGAGCAAGCAGATGGGGATGGTTTCTCAAATTCGTAATGATTCTCAAGATATGTCCAAGAACCAACAggtgaaaaggaagaaaaaggtTGTCAAAAGATGGAGAGAAGAATGGGCAGACACCTATAAATGGGCTTATGTTGATGTGAAGGAAGGGACACCTAGGATTTTCTGCTCTGTCTGCAGGGAGTATGGCCGGAAGCATAGAAGAAATCCTTATGGGAATGAGGGCAGCCGAAACATGCAGATGAGTGCCCTGGAAGAACACAATAATAGTTTGCTTCACAAAGAGGCTCTTCGTCTTCAAATGGCCTCCAAAGATAAAATTGTGGTTGACAAGCCTGTTTATGTAAAAG TTGCCATGTCAAAAACGGCTGGATCAATTCTTGAAGCTACTCTGAAAAGGGACCCTCATGAGGTTGAATTCATTCAAGCAGTCCAGGAGGCAGTTCAAGCCCTTGAAAGAGTCATTGCAAAAAACTGTCG TTATGTTAACATCATGGAGCGCTTGTTGGAACCTGAAAGAGtgattgtttttagggtttcttgggTGGATGATAGGGGCGTCACACATGTAAATCGGGGCTTTAGGGTACAATATAACCAGTCAATGGGTCCATGTAGGGGCGGTATTCGTTTTCACCCATCAATGAATTTAAGTGTTGCCAAGTTCCTTGGTTTTGAACAG ACTTTAAAGAATGCCTTATCACCATACAAATTGGGAGGAGCAGCTGGTGGGAGCGATTTTGATCCAAAAGCAAAAAGTGATAATGAG ATTATGAGATTTTGCCAAAGTTTCATGAGTGAGATGTATCGCTACCTGGGGCCTGATAAG GACCTTCCATCCGAGGAAATGGGTGTTGGTACTCGAGAAATGGGGTATCTTTTTGGACAGTATAGACGTCTAGCTGGTCATTTTCAG GGAAGTTTTACAGGGCCAAGAATATTTTGGTCTGGTTCCAGTCTTCGACCTGAAGCTACTGGCTACGGGCTg GTTTTCTTTGCCCAGCTCATGCTTGCTGACATGAATAAAGAACTTAAAGGATTAAG ATGTGTTGTGAGTGGTTCTGGAAAGATAGCAATGCATGTTTTAGAAAAGCTAATTGCTTATGGTGCTCTTCCCATTTCAGTATcag ATTCCAGAGGATATTTGGTTGATGAAGATGGATTTGACTAcatgaaaatatcatttttgaGAGACATCAAAGCTCAGCAAAGAAGCTTGCG AGACTATTCAAAAACCTATGCTCGGTCCAAATATTACGATGAAGCAAAGCCATGGAATGAAAGGTGTGATGTTGCATTTGCCTGTGCTTCACAGAACGAAATTAATCAATCCGATGCCATTAATTTGGTCAATTCAGGTTGTCGTGTACTAGTTGAAG GTTCAAACATGCCTTGTACCCCTGAGGCAGTTCAGATTTTGAGGAAGGCTAGTGTTCTCATTGCTCCTGCAATGGCTGCAGGTGCTGGAGGG GTTGTGGCTGGAGAACTTGAACTGAATcatgaatgcagtttgatgCACTGGTCACCGGAGGACTTTGAATCTAAATTGCAG GATGCAATGAAACAGACTTATCAGAGAGCTATCAAAGCTGCAACTGATTTTGGTTATCAAAAGGAAAGTCCCGA GGCTCTGGTGCATGGAGCAGTAATATCTGCCTTTCTAACCATTGCTCAAGCCATGACTGATCAAGGCTCTGTATAG